The following coding sequences lie in one Rhinolophus ferrumequinum isolate MPI-CBG mRhiFer1 chromosome 16, mRhiFer1_v1.p, whole genome shotgun sequence genomic window:
- the MMS19 gene encoding LOW QUALITY PROTEIN: MMS19 nucleotide excision repair protein homolog (The sequence of the model RefSeq protein was modified relative to this genomic sequence to represent the inferred CDS: inserted 1 base in 1 codon): protein MAAAATLEAVAPTGALRGLVHDFVMGQQEGPADRVAAGVKSGSYTVLQVVEALGSCLENPEPRTRARGIQLLSQVLLQCHSLLLEKEVVHLILFYENRLKDHHLVIPSVLHGLKALSLCVALPPGLAVSVLKAIFQEVHVQSLSQVNRHTVYSIISNFMRTRDEELKGLGADFTFGFIQMMDGEKDPRNLLMAFRIVHDLISRDYTLEPFVEELFEVTSCYFPVDFTPPPNDPYGIQREDLVLSLQAVLASTAQFAEFLLPLLIEKVDSEILSAKLDSLQTLNACCAVYGQKELKDFLPSLWASIRREVFQTASEQVEAEGLAALRALTACLSCSVLRTDAEDLLDSFLSSILQDCRHHLCEPDMKLVWPSAKLLQAAAGASARACDHITSNVLPLLLEQFHKHSQSNQRRTILEMILGFLKLQQKWSYGDKGERPLSGFKDQLGSVVFMALADPNAQLQLVGIRTLTVLAAQPDLLSSGDLELAVGHLYRLSFVEEDSQSCRVAALEAAGHLATLYPXAFSSYPSTQAAEELCVGELDLAREDEANKCARHLRCLQALSAVSTHPSIVKETLPLLLQHLCHLNKGNMVAGPSEVIAACQSLQQLAENCQPDPESCWYFHQTAVPRLFALAVQASMPEKEHSGIRKVLLEDEVLAAMVSVIGTATTHLSPDLAAQSAAHIVPLFLDGNISFLPENSFPCRFQPFQDGSSGQARLVALLMAFVCSLPRDVEIPQLNQLMRELLELSCCHSCPFSSTAAAKCFAGLLNKHPAGQQLDEFLQLAVDKVEAGLGSGPSRSQVFTLLLWVTKALVLRYHPLSSCLTNRLMGLLSDPELGPAAADGFSLLMSNCTDVLTRAGHAEVRLMFRQRFFTDNVPALVQGFQAAPQDVKPNYLKGLSHVLNSLPKHVVLPELPTLLSLLLEALSSPDCVVQLSTLRCLQPLLLEAPQVMSLHIDTLVTKFLNLSSSPSMAVRIAALQCMHALTRLPTPVLLPYKPQVIRALAKPLDDKKRLVRKEAVSARGEWFLLGSPGS from the exons gtGTGAAATCTGGAAGCTATACAGTGTTACAAGTGGTGGAAGCCCTTGG GTCCTGTTTAGAGAATCCAGAACCCCGAACTCGGGCACGAGGAATCCAGCTTTTGTCACAGGTGCTACTTCAGTGTCACTCCTTGCTCCTGGAGAAGGAAG TGGTACACCTGATCCTATTCTATGAGAATCGGCTGAAAGACCATCATCTTGTGATTCCATCTGTTCTGCATGGTTTGAAGGCACTT aGCCTATGTGTGGCGCTGCCCCCAGGGCTGGCTGTCTCTGTGCTTAAAGCCATCTTCCAGGAGGTCCATGTACAG TCCCTGTCACAGGTGAACCGACACACTGTCTACAGTATCATCAGCAACTTCATGCGAACCCGGGATGAAG AGCTGAAGGGCCTAGGAGCTGACTTCACCTTTGGCTTCATCCAGATGATGGATGGGGAAAAGGATCCCCGTAATCTTCTGATGGCCTTCCGCATCGTCCATGACCTCATCTCCAGGGACTATACCCTGG AACCCTTTGTGGAAGAGCTGTTTGAAGTGACATCCTGTTATTTCCCTGTTGATTTTACCCCT ccACCTAATGATCCCTATGGTATCCAGAGAGAAGATCTCGTCCTGAGTCTCCAAGCAGTGCTGGCATCCACAGCACAATTTGCTGAG TTTCTGCTGCCCCTGCTGATTGAGAAAGTGGATTCCGAGATTCTGAGTGCCAAGCTGGATTCTCTGCAGACTCTG AATGCTTGCTGTGCTGTGTATGGACAGAAGGAACTGAAGGACTTCCTCCCCAGCCTTTGGGCTTCTATCCGCAGAGAG GTGTTCCAGACAGCAAGTGAGCAGGTGGAGGCCGAGGGCCTGGCTGCTCTCCGCGCCCTGACTGCCTGTTTGTCCTGCTCTGTGCTGAGGACCGATGCTGAGGATCTCCTTGACTCCTTCCTTAGCAGCATTCTACAGG ACTGCAGGCACCATCTATGTGAACCGGACATGAAACTGGTGTGGCCTAGTGCCAAACTGCTGCAGGCAGCGGCAGGTGCCTCTGCCCGGGCCTGTGACCACATCACCAGCAACGTTCTGCCTTTGCTGCTGGAGCAGTTCCACAAGCACAGTCAG AGCAACCAGCGGCGGACAATCCTGGAAATGATCCTGGGTTTCTTAAAGCTGCAACAGAAATGGAGCTATGGAGACAAGG GGGAGAGGCCTCTGAGTGGCTTCAAGGACCAGCTGGGCTCAGTTGTATTCATGGCCCTGGCAGACCCCAACGCCCAGCTTCAGCTTGTTGGCATCCGTACACTCACAGTCTTGGCTGCCCAGCCAG ATCTCCTGTCTTCTGGAGACTTGGAGCTGGCAGTGGGTCACCTATACAGATTGAGCTTCGTGGAAGAGGATTCCCAGAGTTG CAGGGTGGCAGCACTGGAAGCAGCAGGACACCTGGCCACTCTTTACC GTGCCTTCAGCAGCTACCCTAGTACCCAAGCTGCTGAGGAGCTGTGCGTGG GGGAGTTGGATTTGGCTAGAGAGGATGAGGCCAACAAATGCGCCCGGCATCTGCGCTGTCTGCAAGCCTTGTCAGCTGTATCAACACATCCCAGCATTGTTAAGGAGACCCTGCCTCTGCTGCTGCAGCATCTCTGCCATTTGAACAAAG GGAATATGGTGGCAGGACCCAGTGAAGTTATCGCTGCCTGTCAGAGCCTCCAGCAGCTGGCAGAAAACTGCCAGCCGGACCCCGAGAGCTGCTGGTATTTCCACCAGACAGCGGTGCCTCGCCTGTTTGCCTTGGCGGTGCAGGCTTCCATGCCAG AGAAGGAGCACTCAGGTATAAGGAAAGTGCTTTTGGAGGATGAGGTCTTGGCTGCCATGGTGTCTGTCATTGGCACTGCCACCACCCACTTAAGCCCTGA CTTAGCTGCCCAGAGTGCCGCCCACATTGTGCCCCTCTTCTTGGATGGCAACATCTCCTTCCTGCCTGAAAACAGCTTCCCTTGCAGATTCCAGCCATTCCAG GATGGCTCCTCAGGACAGGCGAGGCTGGTTGCACTGCTTATGGCCTTTGTCTGCTCCCTGCCTCGAGAT GTGGAAATCCCTCAGCTGAACCAACTCATGCGGGAGCTTTTAGAGCTGAGCTGTTGCCACAGCTGCCCCTTCTCCTCCACTGCCGCTGCCAAGTGCTTTGCAGGACTCCTCAACAAGCACCCTGCAG GACAACAGCTGGATGAATTCCTACAGCTGGCTGTGGACAAAgtggaggctgggctgggctctgggcccTCTCGTAGTCAGGTCTTCACACTGCTTCTCTGG GTAACAAAGGCCCTAGTGCTCAGATACCATCCTCTTAGTTCCTGCCTTACAAACCGG CTCATGGGTCTCCTGAGTGACCCAGAACTAGGCCCAGCAGCAGCCGATGGCTTCTCTCTGCTCATGTCTAATTGCACTGATGTATTGACCCGTGCTGGCCACGCTGAAGTGCGGCTCATGTTCCGGCAGCGTTTCTTCACGGATAATGTGCCTGCTTTGGTGCAGGGCTTCCAGGCTGCTCCCCAAG atgtgaaacCAAATTACCTGAAGGGTCTGTCTCATGTACTTAACAGTCTGCCTAAGCATGTGGTCTTGCCAGAGCTGCCCACG CTGCTTTCCTTGCTGCTGGAGGCCCTGTCTTCCCCCGACTGTGTGGTACAGCTCTCCACCCTCCGCTGCCTTCAGCCGCTTCTATTGGAAGCACCCCAAGTCATGAGTCTTCACATTGACACCCTCGTCACCAAGTTCCTGAACCTCAGCTCTAGCCCTTCCATG GCTGTCCGGATTGCTGCACTGCAGTGTATGCACGCGCTCACTCGCCTTCCCACCCCTGTG CTGCTACCGTACAAACCACAGGTGATTCGGGCCTTAGCCAAACCTCTGGATGACAAGAAGAGACTGGTGCGCAAGGAAGCCGTGTCGGCCAGGGGAGAGTG GTTTCTGCTGGGGAGCCCTGGCAGCTGA